ccgcaatagcggacaagaataggcatattatcTTAgtcccggcaatgtgcggtccgcaaaatgcggaacgcacattgccgctgtccgtgttttgcggatccgtggatctgcaaaacacacatggatgtgtgaatggacccttgggGTAGGTTCACATGGCGTCTTTTTGGAGGAGGTTTGAGGCAGAttattcagccaaagccagaagtggatttgaaaggaatctgAAATAAAGGATTGGAAGGCCTTCCACCTCTCCTTCCTGCCAGATCCTCTCCTGGCTTTGGCTGGAAAACCGGCAGGAAAATCCACCTCTAATTCTCCTGTAACTCTGTGAACCTACCTTAATAAAGGTTTAATGTAAAGCGGCGGATTTGCTGGAGAAAGTTCTGCATATACGTGAATGTGGAGGTAGTAAGCACGTGGATTTCTGCAGACACCTTTCAGATGAATAGGACAGTTTCAGGAATTACTGAATACAGATAGGGTATATTCCCTAACACTTAGATGGTCAGCTTACGGCTCTAGCCCTTGACTCATACAAGATTAAGACGGTCTGCCCTTCAAAACACTATAAACGACCAGGTGAAAGGTACGTTTCATCTAGAGATCAAAAGGTGTCTTGCCGCATAATATAGACATATTAATTATGACAGTTATTATAGTTTGAGCCATCATGAGCACGCAACTTGGTTTTTCAGATCCATTCATGGGAGGGGGATTTAGACTTGAGATGTGAATTTGCCTGTTCCTGAAGGCTGTGCAGGTATAGGATTTGTCTGAAGAGTCTTCGTTCTTGGCAGGATCAGAAGGTTCGGCATTTAAACTCCAGCTAGAACTTCTCTATGCCATTAAGAGTCATTAAGATGCACTTAATAGCTGTGGGCAGAAGCAGAGGGCTCACTAGCTCATCCTTCCCGGAAGGAGCAGGGGGCGGGGGAGGGGATAGCAATATAGAGAGCTAGTGTAATGGACAAAATGGGAGAAAGATGAACACACAGGTAATAAGCACTGCAGAAACACGAACAGGTAGATGACAAGATACCAGGAAATGATGGCACCAATCATCAGTCTGTTTACCCCTTCACGATGCCACCCCACTAAGATAAATATCATAGGACGTGTGTGACAGGGTTACAGTCGGTGTAGTGCCGGGGGACCCCAAAGTTTGCTCATGAGCCAACACCGAGCAGAGCTGTTTTCCATACAAACTCTCATCCAAATTAACCTGAGCAGTTCTTAATTCTCCAAAATGAGCAGTCTGTTGAGGGTTACTGTGCCGCTGAGACACAAGCTGCGAATCCCAGTCCGATTCTGATGAGTTTTCATACTGTGCAAGCTTAGGGTTGAAGCAGAGCGTGAGGGCAGTGCCTTCGCCCTCGGTTGCTCTGTTACTGCGATCTCTATCTGCCCAGTCACTAAACACAGGGACTGTTGGCTGGTTCATAGAACTGGGAAGCTGGTGAAATACCCACATAGGCATTGGCTGGCAATGTAATGGCTGTCTTTTTGCAGGAGGCTGACATGGAGAAAAGCAGTGCTTTCGCTTACCTACACACCAGTCTGTAGTGGACACCATTGTCTCTGTCTCTTGTGAATCAACCAAATTACCCAAAGGTTCAGTACTTTGTGTAACAGTCACATCACCTTCTGTACCTGGATGCCAAGGTGCCAATGTCAACTGGTCTATGGATAAGTTGTTACTTAGTTCGGTTTGTACCTCATGTGATGCATTTACCAGCAGCTTATTTTGTGTGGAAACCAACATAACATGTTGTCGATGATCCACTGCAGGCTCCACTAGTGGCACCTCTGCACCAGAAACTGGATCCAGATGATGGACCGTGCACTCACTTTCAGAAGCAGGCGCTCCAGCACTGGGCATAACATCATCTACCAGTAATTTATTCGTTTGGTGAGGAGCAGCACTAATTATTAGTGGCTCTAGATGTGCAGAGATGATAGGATCTCCTGGTACTGGTTCATTAGATGATCCATTAAAGCCACCCTGTGCCAGTGCATGAAGAGAATCTCCTAAGGCATTGAGGAATAATGGCTGTACCGATGTATTCTCCATGGCCATCTCTGGATGCGGATCGAGAACATGAGCTGGGGGTATAACAAGCGACTGGACACTGTACATGGAGGTCAGCCCTGCTTCCTCTGTGTACCAAGAGACCTCAGTAACAAGTCCTACATGGGacgcctcccctgcctcagctaaGGGAAGATCACACTGCACCAGTGCATTTGTTGTACTCGATGTACACTGGAGTCCATCTTCTTCTACAACTAAATTCTCCGGTAAACCCCCATTGAATTCTTGTTCTGCATTTATCACTGTGTTTTCTACTGATAGATCCCTAGACAACGGGCTGTCGATCACCATAGAACATGTTGAATCTTGTTTTACATGTTGTTTCTCTGGTGGATCCAGGTTGTGCTCCTCAGTGGGAAGTTCTAAGCTGTGGGCCACGGATTGCTCTTTGGATTCAACTTGTCTGTGCTCCTCCTTTAACAAGCATTTGTCCTCTGTTAGTGCAGGTTCCTCTAAACTTTGTGCTGGGGCTCCATTGTCACTTTGCTCTTCCCTGGGTTTAAACCTTAAAAAGACAAAATAATTTATATATCAATGCATCACCCAATAATAAAATCTCTAATTCTATTGTAGAAGTCTCTCGGACTTCTCATCAGGGTCCGAACATTCAGGCACAAGCTTTCCCGACACTGAACCCCTCAAGAATGGTAAATGTTGGGTGATGCTTCATATTCCTGTGCATGAATATATGTACTTCTGTATTATAAACTAAAATGTATTACACTGAAAGAACATGCCTGTATAAAAGGACACATTTACCAGTAGTTGTGCGACGTACAGCGGCATCACTACAGCATTGTGAAAATTCTGTATATGTTACATCAGACAATGTAGTAGATACATGAAGGTCTTCATGACAAGGTACAAAGTCACACAGGTCATTATTCAGGCTGGAAGCTTCTAATTCACAGGTCCCCAGGACACTACAGGGGGTTTGATTACTGATAAAATCCTATTTCTGGAAGTACGCCTCAGTGGCCAGTGACAAAGAGGTTGCTTGGATCTGGGCTGAGAGCCATTGGCTGTGGAGTGTGGCCAAATAAGTAATCAGGACTTTAAAGCGATCTAGATGGAGGAGGCAGAATCTGAGAATCTTCAAAGCACAAATGTGCAAAATCTGCAGATTGCTGGTTGTTTTGAaactaagtgtatatacatacggCAGTGTAgcccagtggtgggcaaacttttttgtcaactgagccaaatatcgccaaaaccacgattgaaatttctttcgagagccacatttttaaaacctaaaatattgcgtcaacagtaccagtgaggactattagggctcatgcacacaaccgtgtgcccgccgttgccatattgcaagccgcatacggcgggtccgcaatacacgggcactggccgtgtgcagcccgcatcatggacccattcacttcagcatgcgctacttttttgcgttgcaggcagtcggatgcggatcgcgaaccccattcaagtgaatgggtccgcgatcctcatgcagctgcgccatggtctgtgtccatgcattgcggaccgctatttgcggtccgcagcacaggcacggcgcccttacattcgtgggcatgagcccagagtgtgtttttgaatacttttatatgtactttcttttatttggatctttatcattttttacttttattaaacttgtctgcagatgtggatgacgcacttatgggggatatctgtggatgacgcacttatgggggatatctgtgaatgacacatatatagcataagatgctatatatgtgccctccacagatatccccccataagtgccctccacaaatatccccccataagtgccctccacagatatccccccataagtgccctccacagatatccccccataagtgccctccacagatatccccccataagtgccctccagaaagtaaagtaatgtattagtgggaagaagggaggaggcagggacacttgcggcggggtcGGTGCAGTGCCCGGTGCTGTGCACACAccaggggcagctcctacctttctgctgcagaacttttcgctcctcctgagcggcggcctcttcacatggccggtgttctgcTGAAAGTctgccgctgcccgcccttctgctgctgtgcgcagcatgACATCTCACCCTCAGTCAtgtgcctcctgccccgcctgcctgcttcattcataaagtggaaggagcagacagacggggcaggaggcgcatgacagacattttgcaagcagcttgagcggagcgatatggctgcgcggccgcccacccgccagcccgaaccaaagagccgcacagataggtcatcaatatcagatcggcgggggtccctggtgttAGAAGAGACTGGGCACcctgtgagcgctgtggcctcttcctaagcCGTGTGACTTCACCGTTCATCTCATCAGctaagccccattcaagtcaaaggggctgagctgcaataccaagaacagacTATTTACGATATACGGCGCTGTGCATGGTAAGCGTGCCTGGGAGGCCGCTGAGCACCGCAGCTTCCTCGAACCGCTGATCAGCGGAGGTGCCAGGACTCAGACCCCCCGATGATGTGATATTAACTTATCCACAGAGTAGGTCATTATCAATATTATTTCCTGGATAACGTGCAATCTGCTGGGTTCATTAAAGATcacaaccgtatctgttttgcagtccaaAAAAGACTAAAAGACCATCACACACTTTGTAGttcaattagaacatgtcctacaggcatttttacatctttttttttttttgcggggtggACATCCTGTGTgccgtccgcattttttgcagcgtCCTAGAAATAAATGGGTTTTGGTGCCTTATATGAAAGTTCACTTATAATGCAGCCAATAGAGGAGGAGGCAGGAATCCATTAAAGAAAGATAAATTGGAAAGTGATTTCTTTCTACAGGAGGAGATGCACTCAACTAAATGCTAAGCTGCACAAAGGCAGGAGGAACAAGTCGCACTCCCAAACAGTGCTGCAATAGTACATTACCTTGCTGAATATGCAGGAAACAAATTACATAGCACAATAATGATTACCTTAACTTTTTCTCAATGTCTAGGAACACAGGTCTACCCAAGTTTTAATATATATTGTAGAATTAGGGCTGCATTATGGTAATGCTTCAATGAGCAATTACTCATCAGAAAGCAGCTCAAAAGGAAAACTATATTCTATAAATGCAAGAATTGAAAGCACATCTCCATCTACACACTTACCATTGGTCTGGTAATACAGTATTTTCCTTTAAGATACTACATGTCAATTCTTTCCATATAAATAATATCCACCAACACCATACATCTAGCAACTGTATACATTGCCCTATGTCCACATTGTTCAACTATTCCCAGCTGAAAGCAAATAAATTACATCTTAAAATCTCCTCTCATTTATTACCTTGCTTTGGAACATCAGACTCTTTCCTGTTTACCTCAATAAAGGCCCCAGAGGACAAAATAAATCTTTAAGAGCCTATCAATGTGTACGTCAGATATAGTCATGTATTCTAAAAAAAGAGCTGTAAAATGCTCTTGCTGACATCGCAATAAGCCTTCAACTTTCTAGAAGCTCAGACCACTGAGCCAAAACTTAATAAAGCAAAATGGGCAAAGGACCATAAGATGAAGACATTGTGAGCACTTACCCATGAGGCAATGGAACAAAGTCGCAGACGATATCAGATGTGATGTCATCAATGAGTCTGTAATTGGAGGCATTGAGAGCGAAGAGGCAGTGCTGCTCGCTGATCAGGTGCTAAGGAAAGTGAAGGGACAAGCAGTGTGAGATCTTGTACCGATACTTTCCCGTCTTACCTTCTAATGAGCGCATAACGCTAGTCTTACCTCGCTAAGCTTTGCGTAGGTCATCTGGCAGCACTCACAATATCCACTCTTCTCCCAGTTCTGTGGCCTCTCTCCGTCATCCTTGTCCTGTTCCCTAATAACAGAGGGGAACATTAATTAATATACACAACTGCATTTGAACTGCTGCTTCCCCACATTCCTAATATTCAGCAGGGTGTCATATATCCAATAAAGTTAAAGGGGCATCCCGGTtgttaaaagttatcccctagcggcagctcagacatgtcactccattcatctctttAGGAGTTCCAGAAATAACTGAGCACTGCACTAGCCGGTCTCTGGAACTCacagagttgaatggagcagcagtgcgcaTTCTCAACCTGCCACTCGGTCCATTTCGGGGGGCTCCGATGGATACGAGGTACtcttctcgtgatcggtgggggttccagtGGTAGGATCCCCAtcaaatctaatagttatcccctatgtgGCTAGGGAATAACTTAACCGGAATACCCTTATAAAGCAATGTGCTACcataaaatatactgtatattcctccgtataagactactttttaacacatgaaaatcttctcaaaagtcgggggtcgtcttatactccgggtatggcgggcgctgcagtgtCGGGACGCCagaattatcaacagagagagcctgggctattgccttgtatccccagcagctgagagctgcgatgtaacccacggcatatgcccccccgcgctgtaccttgtataccgccccctgctctgtaccttgtatgcctcccccctgctctgtaccttgtatgctccttgtaccgccatcctcccggccactcgcatctcgctcctacgcatgtgcgagatttcatgcggcgagcgtggatacacaggatcctcacggccgctcgcatctcgctcctgcgcatgtgcgagatctccgtgcggcgcagatgtgcatatgtgaatgtgaagaataacataacaaaaacatgttcagggtataggtggcacatgtttagggtctgggaggcagggagggaggacaaagaaggtggtgggatgcagggatggtggcgataccatgggatggcggtggtacctagggatggtggtgggatgcagggatggcagtggtatctagggatggtggtgggatttaaggatggcagaggtacccagggatggtggtgggatgcagggatggcagtggtatctagggatggtggtgggatttaaggatggcagaggtacccagggatggtggtgggatgcagggatggtggtgggatttaaggatggcagaggtacccagggatggtggtgggatgcagtaatgtactgctgtgtgttgaaaaaggggtagtcttatacggcgagtaaatCCGAAattctatattttcagtgtaaaagttgggggtcgtcttatactcccagtcgtcttatacgccggcatatacggtatataattttttttttaaaacacgttTTAAACAGACAtcattaccttaaagtagccgtcagtgtgttcctaatcatgtttttcattcctgcactttattaaaaaaaaaaaaaaaaaaaaaaaaaaaaagtatgtttgtcctgctcttCTCATCAACTACTAATGGCAGACTCCCTTTATGACTCAGCTCTCGTGTCCAGATACCCACATGATATACTGAATGTGCAGATGCAGTGAATATACAGCTTCCCCCAATGCATATGCACATAATAATGAAAATGGGTTATACTGCAGTACCATGAAATATTAGCATGTACAAATATATTTGGGGAGTTTTATTCTAATGAGGGCTTGTCCAGCTGGGTTAACCCCCTTTGAAAAAAACATAGCCTGTAGGACATACCCTAGGTCTCTGTCTTTATGTGTACTGTTGTTGGTGCGAGCAGTTTCGAAAGGACTCCTGTCTGAAGAGATAAAGGAGCACtcggggaagttggagaaggagcAGTGGATTGGACGGTATTTTCTGCAAAAAAGAGCAGATAACAATATTAAAAGACAAGATTATGACTACAACAATACCTACAACAGACATGTCCCACCAACCTTAGAAGTTCTTTGTCACATGTCCCAGGTGATATATCACCAAAGGCAGGAGATCCATGGAttgtataaagagaacctgtcaccactgtTTCGCTTGTGAAATGGACATAAGCTTGCATTCACACATGAAAAAACTGGCTACTTTTGTTGCATGCGGTTTTACCACAACTGCattatcaaataaa
This window of the Bufo bufo chromosome 6, aBufBuf1.1, whole genome shotgun sequence genome carries:
- the DBF4B gene encoding protein DBF4 homolog B; the encoded protein is MAALSPVPSGRHPEKSMTLDRRKIITFTGKLFYLDLPHNKQTRLLTKAISSLGGVIESFLSKDVNYMVTGSRKPADVANGESKDRKGGIAQHPTAEKIEKTPFSRGKQLLKKVVQTQECSSILSSARSWGVCVLHVDEVLKYLEYSTQRQADGPTDGKGAGGAGKKLKVGKLKSPFLKIEDQSRKYRPIHCSFSNFPECSFISSDRSPFETARTNNSTHKDRDLGEQDKDDGERPQNWEKSGYCECCQMTYAKLSEHLISEQHCLFALNASNYRLIDDITSDIVCDFVPLPHGFKPREEQSDNGAPAQSLEEPALTEDKCLLKEEHRQVESKEQSVAHSLELPTEEHNLDPPEKQHVKQDSTCSMVIDSPLSRDLSVENTVINAEQEFNGGLPENLVVEEDGLQCTSSTTNALVQCDLPLAEAGEASHVGLVTEVSWYTEEAGLTSMYSVQSLVIPPAHVLDPHPEMAMENTSVQPLFLNALGDSLHALAQGGFNGSSNEPVPGDPIISAHLEPLIISAAPHQTNKLLVDDVMPSAGAPASESECTVHHLDPVSGAEVPLVEPAVDHRQHVMLVSTQNKLLVNASHEVQTELSNNLSIDQLTLAPWHPGTEGDVTVTQSTEPLGNLVDSQETETMVSTTDWCVGKRKHCFSPCQPPAKRQPLHCQPMPMWVFHQLPSSMNQPTVPVFSDWADRDRSNRATEGEGTALTLCFNPKLAQYENSSESDWDSQLVSQRHSNPQQTAHFGELRTAQVNLDESLYGKQLCSVLAHEQTLGSPGTTPTVTLSHTSYDIYLSGVAS